A stretch of Episyrphus balteatus chromosome 2, idEpiBalt1.1, whole genome shotgun sequence DNA encodes these proteins:
- the LOC129908899 gene encoding transmembrane protein 94 isoform X1, protein MVVSSEQKTSSTCNQTTTTKTNKSTTDNPSYGFSTKAALARLHDEIFQVVLCYESKYNQESLYRKIRSAFVKRYDSPLGWFAIVTSIITTVGLFVAQDYIAGVLLALILAFDLFLVVRENNLRRTEIFRKTRKVLNEIKLAEEELCAEWEPKNYPHVCCPISPCVSLQWTYRDGVIVNLPWALLVKGDHIVLRPGHTTPGPCCELEGKKTFKANDLYGVAQFQEPPLKPLARTPLPDIICCLENTPFLENLKIILEDSLKRPPTIYNQQRYLLATKYIQQWGFILSAGITFLAGILRMYGLGLGENPSHNWQQFFVESPVGAVIPLLPLFFPIMWISMNLWGVARLQAFLRTPQLLIAKDSEKSYEGDLDTPTYDYESISLLRSNVFRNWLQLWNGESELLPRSANVVQVLGSITALCCVDKKGILSWPNPTAEKVFFLHDTQDDPTDGYQSSNESDSMHNNQENKDGGIVAEVLDLTHDQHCPFRLEFDDHEWKTHIKSLKPLGLAILLNTCSPSTHAHYGQFCGHVTAVAMLDKDLVPVTNRYAIVESSLNSLLHGRCLCELAKQIGFTDHACDRFSLEGQLATYRHLQPDVVRRDIRFARQLQLTSKVKVPFPHSLSVVMRENPGGYLSLFTQGTADIILDYCDDFWDGKDLRTLSQHDRKRAQDFYQRSALTAYCTAFAYRPLRHGIIGALSGAQNDNIAYLELPPESKYRMAHVDKSHCDFEGHTKLSHSISTDSLLFSETKDDHDINDVNGCFEMQCHQVFIGMVTMQYQAQTDIVQLVEQLERACIRFVHFSKENELRSRVFSEKMGLESGWNCHISLLSEDPNQSSPHSPKNSGKFEFTVNSVKTNPEQRLSGGTAELNCLLQPLNLESSKTLSSSAPGAISNHDYNMLNLNSDRGSNESINMDNSVEHQRSQDSAMDEPGRSMSILTDSTEQSAPIHFDMSNRAKLPRGIENIRPHLEQVDNVPLQVSLFTDCSAEATREMLSIMQSYGEIVVCLGSSASNANAEIFLQADCSIAVEPLYPQVCQSIDAFTETNILNNKLRLMKLKNYSSSNLSRQQHSASLELLEGADARPMQSQGHTVSPIYISRLLNSLPCSISVSRDDPLSTVALIELSRRFSSGLWNCIQYWACCAGTLSVINILSACLSLPPILTPLSLIYLMCLPVPMISVSLAHIDADSKTMNRATAKKQTEYDSKVFGFVLWCYGCKFITPVLIIVLGFCTFMAHPVEIVDIDEDKLHIHLEVARIFSLLGIILHFVIISASFVHRDHSIWRKNPFKNRIWTLSILSVIILHVVICVLQLFAHGNLLDEVKAVWSVIVFTCASCLLSFAVTEICKWQEIKVNTRYQRRARLDFGTKLGMNSPF, encoded by the exons ATGGTCGTATCGTCCGAACAAAAGACTAGCTCCACCTGCAACCAAACAACGACGACCAAAACCAACAAATCAACAACAGACAATCCCAGTTATGGATTTTCGACTAAAGCAGCGCTGGCTCGACTCCACGATGAAATCTTTCAAGTTGTCCTTTGCTATGAATCCAAATACAATCAGGAGAG cttATACCGCAAAATCCGATCGGCTTTCGTTAAGCGCTACGACAGCCCTTTGGGATGGTTCGCCATAGTCACCTCAATTATCACCACCGTTGGACTGTTCGTAGCTCAAGACTATATAGCTGGTGTTCTACTAGCCCTCATTCTAGCATTTGATCTTTTTCTTGTCGTTAGAGAAAACAACCTTCGACGTACAGAAATCTTCCGAAAGACAAGAAAAGTTCTCAATGAAATCAAATTGGCCGAAGAAGAGCTCTGTGCCGAATGGGAACCCAAAAACTACCCACACGTCTGCTGTCCAATATCGCCTTGTGTTTCATTGCAATGGACATATCGTGATGGTGTTATTGTCAACCTACCATGGGCTTTACTAGTTAAAGGTGATCATATTGTATTACGTCCCGGGCACACTACACCTGGGCCATGTTGTGAGTTAGAGggtaaaaaaacattcaaagcAAACGATTTGTATGGTGTAGCCCAGTTCCAAGAACCCCCACTCAAACCTTTGGCGAGAACACCATTGCCAGATATAATATGCTGCCTAGAAAACACTCCATTTTTGGAGAATTTGAAAATCATCCTAGAAGATTCATTAAAACGACCACCAACTATTTACAATCAACAAAGATATTTG ctTGCCACCAAGTATATTCAACAATGGGGCTTCATTCTAAGTGCTGGAATCACTTTTTTGGCCGGTATTTTAAGAATGTATGGTTTGGGATTGGGAGAAAATCCCAGCCACAATTGGCAGCAATTCTTCGTTGAGTCACCAGTTGGAGCTGTAATTCCACTTCTGCCACTTTTCTTCCCCATCATGTGGATTTCTATGAATCTCTGGGGTGTAGCTCGACTGCAAGCGTTTCTACGAACGCCACAACTCCTAATAGCCAAAGATTCTGAGAAATCATACGAAGGTGATCTCGACACACCGACATATGACTACGAGAGTATATCACTCTTAAGATCCAATGTATTTCGAAATTGGTTACAATTATGGAATGGAGAGAGTGAACTACTTCCACGAAGTGCTAATGTTGTTCAAGTACTTGGCTCCATTACAGCTTTGTGTTGTGTTGACAAGAAAGGTATTCTATCGTGGCCAAATCCAACTGCGGAAAAAGTCTTCTTCCTCCATGACACCCAAGACGATCCTACCGATGGTTACCAATCGAGTAATGAATCAGACAGTATGCACAACAATCAAGAGAATAAAGATGGTGGAATTGTTGCCGAGGTATTGGATTTAACACACGATCAACATTGTCCATTTCGATTGGAGTTTGACGACCACGAATGGAAAACGCACATTAAATCTTTAAAACCATTAG GTCTAGCGATTTTACTCAATACATGCAGCCCATCAACGCATGCACATTATGGACAATTTTGTGGACACGTGACTGCTGTTGCAATGTTGGATAAGGATCTAGTGCCTGTAACAAATCGGTATGCGATCGTTGAGTCCAGTTTGAATTCCTTATTGCATGG ACGCTGCCTTTGTGAATTGGCAAAGCAAATTGGATTCACTGACCATGCCTGTGACCGTTTCTCATTGGAAGGACAATTGGCTACTTATAGGCATTTA caACCTGATGTTGTGCGTCGTGACATCCGTTTCGCTCGGCAACTCCAACTTACTTCCAAAGTTAAAGTACCTTTTCCCCACTCACTCTCAGTTGTAATGCGAGAAAATCCCGGAGGCTATTTATCACTCTTCACCCAAGGCACTGCCGACATAATCCTCGATTACTGTGATGACTTCTGGGATGGCAAAGATCTACGAACACTAAGCCAACACGATCGCAAACGCGCTCAAGACTTCTATCAGCGTAGTGCTCTAACAGCATACTGCACAGCGTTCGCCTATCGTCCTTTGCGTCATGGCATCATCGGAGCTCTGAGCGGTGCACAAAATGATAATATCGCTTACCTAGAATTGCCGCCAGAGTCCAAGTATCGGATGGCACATGTCGACAAGTCGCACTGTGATTTCGAGGGACACACCAAATTAAGTCACTCGATCAGTACGGACTCGTTGCTATTCTCCGAAACCAAAGACGATCACGATATCAACGATGTGAACGGCTGTTTCGAGATGCAGTGCCATCAGGTGTTCATCGGTATGGTGACCATGCAGTATCAGGCGCAGACGGACATTGTGCAGTTGGTGGAGCAGCTGGAACGGGCGTGCATACGCTTTGTTCATTTTAGTAAAGAGAATGAGCTGCGATCGAGAGTGTTCTCGGAGAAGATGGGTCTCGAATCGGGTTGGAATTGTCACATATCATTATTGAGCGAAGATCCAAATCAATCGAGTCCACATTCGCCCAAGAATTCcggaaaatttgaatttactGTTAATTCAGTTAAGACGAATCCTGAACAACGATTATCTGGAGGAACAGCGGAACTCAATTGCCTTTTGCAACCTCTCAATTTGGAATCATCAAAAACTCTTAGTTCATCAGCACCAGGGGCTATTTCTAATCATGACTATAATATGTTGAATTTGAACTCGGATCGAGGGTCGAATGAGTCTATTAACATGGACAACTCTGTCGAACATCAACGATCACAAGATTCGGCAATGGATGAACCTGGACGATCTATGAGTATTCTCACAGATAGCACCGAACAAAGTGCTCCCATTCACTTTGATATGTCGAATCGAGCAAAACTACCGCGAGGCATCGAAAATATTCGCCCCCATTTGGAGCAAGTCGACAATGTCCCACTTCAGGTTTCCCTTTTTACAGATTGTTCCGCAGAGGCTACCCGCGAGATGTTAAGTATAATGCAGTCCTATGGCGAAATTGTCGTATGTCTAGGTTCCAGTGCAAGCAATGCGAATGCTGAAATATTCCTTCAAGCCGATTGCAGTATTGCCGTGGAACCTCTATATCCACAAGTCTGCCAATCCATTGATGCATTCACAGAAACCAATATTCTAAACAACAAACTTAGACTtatgaaattgaaaaactattcaagTAGCAACCTATCTAGGCAACAGCATTCTGCGTCCCTGGAACTGTTGGAAGGCGCCGATGCACGTCCCATGCAGTCACAGGGACACACTGTATCACCGATCTATATCAGTAGATTGCTCAACTCACTGCCATGTTCGATATCAGTGAGTCGAGACGATCCACTGTCGACGGTGGCTCTGATAGAATTGTCAAGACGTTTCTCATCGGGACTTTGGAATTGTATACAATATTGGGCATGCTGTGCTGGAACTTTATcagttataaatattttaagtgcCTGTTTATCGCTGCCACCTATACTAACACCGTTATCTTTGATTTATTTGATGTGTCTGCCAGTGCCGATGATATCTGTGTCATTGGCACATATAGATGCCGATTCGAAGACTATGAATCGGGCCACTGCCAAAAAACAAACGGAATATGATTCGAAGGTGTTTGGATTTGTTCTCTGGTGCTATGGATGTAAATTTATTACACCGGTTTTGATTATT GTTCTCGGATTTTGTACATTTATGGCGCATCCTGTTGAAATAGTGGACATTGACGAAGACAAGCTTCACATTCATTTAGAAGTTGCTCGCATTTTCTCCCTTTTGGGAATAATTTTACACTTTG TGATAATATCCGCCTCATTTGTACATCGTGATCACTCCATCTGGCGGAAGAACCCATTTAAAAATCGTATCTGGACTTTAAGTATTTTATCAGTTATCATATTGCACGTGGTTATTTGTGTCCTTCAATTGTTTGCACATGGCAATCTCCTCGATGAGGTTAAAGCTGTTTGGTCAGTTATTGTATTTACATGTGCTAGTTGTTTGCTAAGTTTTGCTGTGACAGAAATATGCAAGTGGCAAGAAATTAA agtCAACACAAGATATCAACGAAGAGCAAGATTAGATTTTGGAACTAAGCTTGGAATGAATTCtccattttaa
- the LOC129908899 gene encoding transmembrane protein 94 isoform X2 has protein sequence MVVSSEQKTSSTCNQTTTTKTNKSTTDNPSYGFSTKAALARLHDEIFQVVLCYESKYNQESLYRKIRSAFVKRYDSPLGWFAIVTSIITTVGLFVAQDYIAGVLLALILAFDLFLVVRENNLRRTEIFRKTRKVLNEIKLAEEELCAEWEPKNYPHVCCPISPCVSLQWTYRDGVIVNLPWALLVKGDHIVLRPGHTTPGPCCELEGKKTFKANDLYGVAQFQEPPLKPLARTPLPDIICCLENTPFLENLKIILEDSLKRPPTIYNQQRYLLATKYIQQWGFILSAGITFLAGILRMYGLGLGENPSHNWQQFFVESPVGAVIPLLPLFFPIMWISMNLWGVARLQAFLRTPQLLIAKDSEKSYEGDLDTPTYDYESISLLRSNVFRNWLQLWNGESELLPRSANVVQVLGSITALCCVDKKGILSWPNPTAEKVFFLHDTQDDPTDGYQSSNESDSMHNNQENKDGGIVAEVLDLTHDQHCPFRLEFDDHEWKTHIKSLKPLGLAILLNTCSPSTHAHYGQFCGHVTAVAMLDKDLVPVTNRRCLCELAKQIGFTDHACDRFSLEGQLATYRHLQPDVVRRDIRFARQLQLTSKVKVPFPHSLSVVMRENPGGYLSLFTQGTADIILDYCDDFWDGKDLRTLSQHDRKRAQDFYQRSALTAYCTAFAYRPLRHGIIGALSGAQNDNIAYLELPPESKYRMAHVDKSHCDFEGHTKLSHSISTDSLLFSETKDDHDINDVNGCFEMQCHQVFIGMVTMQYQAQTDIVQLVEQLERACIRFVHFSKENELRSRVFSEKMGLESGWNCHISLLSEDPNQSSPHSPKNSGKFEFTVNSVKTNPEQRLSGGTAELNCLLQPLNLESSKTLSSSAPGAISNHDYNMLNLNSDRGSNESINMDNSVEHQRSQDSAMDEPGRSMSILTDSTEQSAPIHFDMSNRAKLPRGIENIRPHLEQVDNVPLQVSLFTDCSAEATREMLSIMQSYGEIVVCLGSSASNANAEIFLQADCSIAVEPLYPQVCQSIDAFTETNILNNKLRLMKLKNYSSSNLSRQQHSASLELLEGADARPMQSQGHTVSPIYISRLLNSLPCSISVSRDDPLSTVALIELSRRFSSGLWNCIQYWACCAGTLSVINILSACLSLPPILTPLSLIYLMCLPVPMISVSLAHIDADSKTMNRATAKKQTEYDSKVFGFVLWCYGCKFITPVLIIVLGFCTFMAHPVEIVDIDEDKLHIHLEVARIFSLLGIILHFVIISASFVHRDHSIWRKNPFKNRIWTLSILSVIILHVVICVLQLFAHGNLLDEVKAVWSVIVFTCASCLLSFAVTEICKWQEIKVNTRYQRRARLDFGTKLGMNSPF, from the exons ATGGTCGTATCGTCCGAACAAAAGACTAGCTCCACCTGCAACCAAACAACGACGACCAAAACCAACAAATCAACAACAGACAATCCCAGTTATGGATTTTCGACTAAAGCAGCGCTGGCTCGACTCCACGATGAAATCTTTCAAGTTGTCCTTTGCTATGAATCCAAATACAATCAGGAGAG cttATACCGCAAAATCCGATCGGCTTTCGTTAAGCGCTACGACAGCCCTTTGGGATGGTTCGCCATAGTCACCTCAATTATCACCACCGTTGGACTGTTCGTAGCTCAAGACTATATAGCTGGTGTTCTACTAGCCCTCATTCTAGCATTTGATCTTTTTCTTGTCGTTAGAGAAAACAACCTTCGACGTACAGAAATCTTCCGAAAGACAAGAAAAGTTCTCAATGAAATCAAATTGGCCGAAGAAGAGCTCTGTGCCGAATGGGAACCCAAAAACTACCCACACGTCTGCTGTCCAATATCGCCTTGTGTTTCATTGCAATGGACATATCGTGATGGTGTTATTGTCAACCTACCATGGGCTTTACTAGTTAAAGGTGATCATATTGTATTACGTCCCGGGCACACTACACCTGGGCCATGTTGTGAGTTAGAGggtaaaaaaacattcaaagcAAACGATTTGTATGGTGTAGCCCAGTTCCAAGAACCCCCACTCAAACCTTTGGCGAGAACACCATTGCCAGATATAATATGCTGCCTAGAAAACACTCCATTTTTGGAGAATTTGAAAATCATCCTAGAAGATTCATTAAAACGACCACCAACTATTTACAATCAACAAAGATATTTG ctTGCCACCAAGTATATTCAACAATGGGGCTTCATTCTAAGTGCTGGAATCACTTTTTTGGCCGGTATTTTAAGAATGTATGGTTTGGGATTGGGAGAAAATCCCAGCCACAATTGGCAGCAATTCTTCGTTGAGTCACCAGTTGGAGCTGTAATTCCACTTCTGCCACTTTTCTTCCCCATCATGTGGATTTCTATGAATCTCTGGGGTGTAGCTCGACTGCAAGCGTTTCTACGAACGCCACAACTCCTAATAGCCAAAGATTCTGAGAAATCATACGAAGGTGATCTCGACACACCGACATATGACTACGAGAGTATATCACTCTTAAGATCCAATGTATTTCGAAATTGGTTACAATTATGGAATGGAGAGAGTGAACTACTTCCACGAAGTGCTAATGTTGTTCAAGTACTTGGCTCCATTACAGCTTTGTGTTGTGTTGACAAGAAAGGTATTCTATCGTGGCCAAATCCAACTGCGGAAAAAGTCTTCTTCCTCCATGACACCCAAGACGATCCTACCGATGGTTACCAATCGAGTAATGAATCAGACAGTATGCACAACAATCAAGAGAATAAAGATGGTGGAATTGTTGCCGAGGTATTGGATTTAACACACGATCAACATTGTCCATTTCGATTGGAGTTTGACGACCACGAATGGAAAACGCACATTAAATCTTTAAAACCATTAG GTCTAGCGATTTTACTCAATACATGCAGCCCATCAACGCATGCACATTATGGACAATTTTGTGGACACGTGACTGCTGTTGCAATGTTGGATAAGGATCTAGTGCCTGTAACAAATCG ACGCTGCCTTTGTGAATTGGCAAAGCAAATTGGATTCACTGACCATGCCTGTGACCGTTTCTCATTGGAAGGACAATTGGCTACTTATAGGCATTTA caACCTGATGTTGTGCGTCGTGACATCCGTTTCGCTCGGCAACTCCAACTTACTTCCAAAGTTAAAGTACCTTTTCCCCACTCACTCTCAGTTGTAATGCGAGAAAATCCCGGAGGCTATTTATCACTCTTCACCCAAGGCACTGCCGACATAATCCTCGATTACTGTGATGACTTCTGGGATGGCAAAGATCTACGAACACTAAGCCAACACGATCGCAAACGCGCTCAAGACTTCTATCAGCGTAGTGCTCTAACAGCATACTGCACAGCGTTCGCCTATCGTCCTTTGCGTCATGGCATCATCGGAGCTCTGAGCGGTGCACAAAATGATAATATCGCTTACCTAGAATTGCCGCCAGAGTCCAAGTATCGGATGGCACATGTCGACAAGTCGCACTGTGATTTCGAGGGACACACCAAATTAAGTCACTCGATCAGTACGGACTCGTTGCTATTCTCCGAAACCAAAGACGATCACGATATCAACGATGTGAACGGCTGTTTCGAGATGCAGTGCCATCAGGTGTTCATCGGTATGGTGACCATGCAGTATCAGGCGCAGACGGACATTGTGCAGTTGGTGGAGCAGCTGGAACGGGCGTGCATACGCTTTGTTCATTTTAGTAAAGAGAATGAGCTGCGATCGAGAGTGTTCTCGGAGAAGATGGGTCTCGAATCGGGTTGGAATTGTCACATATCATTATTGAGCGAAGATCCAAATCAATCGAGTCCACATTCGCCCAAGAATTCcggaaaatttgaatttactGTTAATTCAGTTAAGACGAATCCTGAACAACGATTATCTGGAGGAACAGCGGAACTCAATTGCCTTTTGCAACCTCTCAATTTGGAATCATCAAAAACTCTTAGTTCATCAGCACCAGGGGCTATTTCTAATCATGACTATAATATGTTGAATTTGAACTCGGATCGAGGGTCGAATGAGTCTATTAACATGGACAACTCTGTCGAACATCAACGATCACAAGATTCGGCAATGGATGAACCTGGACGATCTATGAGTATTCTCACAGATAGCACCGAACAAAGTGCTCCCATTCACTTTGATATGTCGAATCGAGCAAAACTACCGCGAGGCATCGAAAATATTCGCCCCCATTTGGAGCAAGTCGACAATGTCCCACTTCAGGTTTCCCTTTTTACAGATTGTTCCGCAGAGGCTACCCGCGAGATGTTAAGTATAATGCAGTCCTATGGCGAAATTGTCGTATGTCTAGGTTCCAGTGCAAGCAATGCGAATGCTGAAATATTCCTTCAAGCCGATTGCAGTATTGCCGTGGAACCTCTATATCCACAAGTCTGCCAATCCATTGATGCATTCACAGAAACCAATATTCTAAACAACAAACTTAGACTtatgaaattgaaaaactattcaagTAGCAACCTATCTAGGCAACAGCATTCTGCGTCCCTGGAACTGTTGGAAGGCGCCGATGCACGTCCCATGCAGTCACAGGGACACACTGTATCACCGATCTATATCAGTAGATTGCTCAACTCACTGCCATGTTCGATATCAGTGAGTCGAGACGATCCACTGTCGACGGTGGCTCTGATAGAATTGTCAAGACGTTTCTCATCGGGACTTTGGAATTGTATACAATATTGGGCATGCTGTGCTGGAACTTTATcagttataaatattttaagtgcCTGTTTATCGCTGCCACCTATACTAACACCGTTATCTTTGATTTATTTGATGTGTCTGCCAGTGCCGATGATATCTGTGTCATTGGCACATATAGATGCCGATTCGAAGACTATGAATCGGGCCACTGCCAAAAAACAAACGGAATATGATTCGAAGGTGTTTGGATTTGTTCTCTGGTGCTATGGATGTAAATTTATTACACCGGTTTTGATTATT GTTCTCGGATTTTGTACATTTATGGCGCATCCTGTTGAAATAGTGGACATTGACGAAGACAAGCTTCACATTCATTTAGAAGTTGCTCGCATTTTCTCCCTTTTGGGAATAATTTTACACTTTG TGATAATATCCGCCTCATTTGTACATCGTGATCACTCCATCTGGCGGAAGAACCCATTTAAAAATCGTATCTGGACTTTAAGTATTTTATCAGTTATCATATTGCACGTGGTTATTTGTGTCCTTCAATTGTTTGCACATGGCAATCTCCTCGATGAGGTTAAAGCTGTTTGGTCAGTTATTGTATTTACATGTGCTAGTTGTTTGCTAAGTTTTGCTGTGACAGAAATATGCAAGTGGCAAGAAATTAA agtCAACACAAGATATCAACGAAGAGCAAGATTAGATTTTGGAACTAAGCTTGGAATGAATTCtccattttaa